The genomic interval ACCTGAAAAGTTTCGGGGTTGGTTGAGCCGAATTGCTACGAACCTGTTTTACGATGAGTTGCGCAAGCGCAAGCGTAACTCCCAGCCACTTTCCCTGGATGCCCCCCTGGCGGTGGATGATGGTGAAATGGATTGGGAGATCGCAGCGGCGACTCCGGGACCTGATGAGAATTTAACCACACGGGAATTCTATGATCAGCTGCGGGAAGCCATTGCCGATCTGCCAGAGGCGTTTCGAACCACAATTGTTCTGCGCGAAATTCAGGGAATGGCTTACGAGGAAATTGCTGAGATCACGGGGGTTTCCCTGGGAACAGTGAAATCCAGGATTGCCAGGGCAAGGCTTCGGCTCCAGTCTCAGTTACAGACCTATCTGGATGGGAACTGAGGTAGAGACTGCCAGCTAATTCTGGTTTAGAATTCAAGTTGACAGTTCCTTCCTGGAAGTTGCGATACGATGAATGGCTGCTTTCCTGAATGGTTTTTTGTCACGAAATGATTCGCGTTTTCTAACTTCTGTCCCAGGTGCACTCCGTCTACACGAAAGTGATGCTGAAATGACTTACGACTTTGACTCCCACAACGATAATCTTGAACCTACTCCGGCAAACCAACCGTCGCCCTTGTCGGCATCTTTAGGTACGATTCAGCGCGATCGCTTTGAGTTGCTGAGTGCTTACCTGGACGGTGAGGTGACGGCAGCGGAACGCAAACAGGTAGAGGAATGGTTGGCGAACGATCCGACTGTTCAACAACTCCATACTCGCCTGCTCAAGCTGCGGCACGCTTTCCAAACGATTCCCACCCCCTCTCCCCAACAGTCTGCCCAGGAAACTGTGGATCAGGTATTTGCACGGGTAGAGCGGAAATCGAGACTGTCTTTGATTTGGGGCGGGGCGGCACTTGCGGCATTGTTTGTCGGTGTGCTGGCAACCCTGTCTATGGGCGATCGTTCCTTCGCTCCCCAAATTGCCAGCTCTCCTGAACAAATCGAGTCCCCTCAGACAGGCACCACTTCTGAAACGCTTTTGGTCGCGCTCGATCGGCCTCTGGTTGCAATTCCAAAAGCTCCTGTGGCTCAACCGGCTGCATCTGATAGAAACTCCTCCGAATTTGCTCCTAACGTGGAATCGACGGTTCGATAGAAACGCGCAGAGCGCCCCTCAATAGTTGCAAATAAGGCTTACCCGTTCAGCGGTTAGCTATCGGCTTTTTCTAACGCCTGATAGCTGACCGCTGAATGCTGTTAGCTAACTCTGACCAACCTGCCCTTAGAGGATGTTTGAAAGGTATGGACTGTAAGATGTAACACTCAGAGATCCCCCCTAACCCCCTTTAAAAAGGCTACCGTGTACACACAAATCGAGCCTAGACTAAGGTAGCTCCTCAAAACTCTCATTGATTATGGATAACCCCATTCTCATTCATGCAGCACAAATCAAAGGAACTGCATTTGGTGACCCTCGTTTAGTCAAAAGGGGGCGGCACTGTATGAAGCAATGTTTCAGCACCAATCGGTAAACATTCGCCAAATCAGCCAAAATCGAGCTGAACAGATTGGCTACTATCGTTTCTTGGAGAATGAAAACGTGACGATATCCGAGTTAGTGCGGAGTGTTGCTGACCAGTGCCAGGCGCAGGTGGAAGGATTGCATGTGTTATCGATTAGTGATAGCAGTGAGGTTAACTTGCAGTCCCATGCAGGGCGGTTAAAGCCGCAAGGACTTGGGGTCGTTGGCAACGACCGAGATGTTGGGTTTTTCATTCATCCAACCCTGGTGCTGAATGCCGAGACTGGCTTTCCATTAGGGTTAAGTACCATTCATTTGTGGAGTCGTGACATCGACCATAGCGATAAACATCAACGCGACTATCAACACCTGCCGATTGAGGAAAAGGAATCCTACAAATGGCTGCGATCGGCTGAAGGCAGCAACCGATGTTTGAGGGCTGGAGGAGCGAGGTTAATCACTCATATCGGCGACCGTGAAAGCGACCTGTATGAAGAATGGGCGACGGTTCCAGACGCTCAAACCCATTTATTAATCAGGGTGTGTCAAAATCGTCGTCTGTGGCATCAGTCGTTATCGCTCTATGACTACCTGACGATTCAACCCGTTCAGGGAAGTTACACCGTGCAAGTGGTAGAAGATCCCCGTCGAGGGCAAACTGCACGAGAGGCATTGCTAGTTGTGCGTGTGGCGAAGGTTGAGATCCGGCGACCCGACAACCTCAACGCTCACGACTATCCTCCCAGTGTGGGTCTCTACGCCGTAGAGGCACAGGAAGTCAACCCACCCCCTGGACAACAACCGATTCATTGGCGACTGTTGACCACTCATGAAGTCGTTTGCTTAGAACAGGCACTCCAAGTCATTCAGTGGTACTGCTGGCGCTGGCGGATTGAACAACTGTTTGCCACCCTCAAACAGGCCGGACTCAATCTCGAAGCGACGCAACTGGAATCGGTAGATGCCATTCAACGCTTGACTGTGCTGGCGCTGTCGATTGCCGTGCGAGTCCTACAACTGGTGGAAGGGCGAGATAACCCTGAGTTATCTGCCTCTGTTGCCTTTAGCGATGAACAGCAGCAATGCCTCACTCAGCTAGAACCGACGTTGCAAGGACACACTCAAAAACAGCAGAATCCTCATCCTCCCAGTTCTTTAGCTTGGGCAACCTGGTTAATTGCTCGCTTAGGAGGATGGTCGGGTTATCGCTCCCAACGTCCCCCCGGAATGCCTACTCTAATTCATGGTTTGCGGCAGTTTGAGGCAATCTTCATCGGGTGGAAACTAGCTCAAGCCCCACTTGTGTGTACACGGTAGCTTTAAAAAGGGGGGAAACAGGCTTAATTAAGGGGGACTTAGGGGGATCGCATCTTTCCTACCGACAGTAGGACTTTTCAAACACCCTCTTACAGAATTTTGTCAATCAAGTGGGTCCCATTCCCAATTCAAATCGGTATCAAATCTTTCCTGACTGGTCTACCAGAACGCCGTAACAGTAGGTAGTGATTTGTGTATACCAGGAAATTTGAGCTTTGAGCCATCGTGTTTTGATTGTCAGTCCCAAATTTCCACCGATCAATGCGGCAGACCACCAGCGAATCAGGATGTCTCTGCCGTACTTTCAGGAGTTTGGTTGGGAACCGTGGATTTTGTCTGTACATCCCACCTATGTTGAGGCGGTTGATGATCCACTCTTGAGCAAGACGGTTCCCGCCCACATCCCCGTCACCCAAATTAAGGCATTGCCAGCGCAGCTAACCCGACGGTTTGGGTTGGGAGATCTGGGTTGGCGTTGCTTGCCCTATCTTCAGCGAACAGGGAACCAACTGCTGGCAACCGGAAAGTTTGATCTGGTTTATTTTTCAACCACTGTGTTTCTAACAATGGCGCTGGCTGCCCATTGGAGGCAGCGTTTTGGTGTTCCCTATGTCTTGGATTTCCAAGATCCGTGGGTGAGTGATTATTATGCCCGATCGCCTGGGGTTCGTCCTCCCGGTGGGCAATTCAAATATCGGTTTGCCCAGTGGGCTGCCCGCACCCAGGAACCCCAGGCGATGCGGCGAGTTAGTCAGATTATTAGTGTTTCTCCGGAGTACCCCAAAATATTGGGCGATCGCTATCCCTGGCTCCGCGACGATCAGTTTACGGTTTTGCCGTTTGGTGCGCCAGTGAAAGATTTTGAACTGTTGCCCAGCCTGAATGTGCAGCAGACCATTTTTAATCCTGACGATGGAAAGCGTCATTGGGTTTACGTGGGGCGGGGTGGCAAGGATATGGCGCTAGCACTGCGGGCATTATTTAGCGCGATTCAGGCAGCACGACAGCGCAATCCAGCCGAGTGGGATTGGGTGCGGCTTCATTTTGTAGGTACCAGTTATGCCCCCCAAGGTCAGTCTCTCAAAACCGTGGAGCCGATCGCTGAAGAACTGGGCATTGGCGATCTGGTTGCAGAACATACCCAGCGAATTCCTTATTTTGAAGCGTTACAAACCCTGGTAGACAGTGATGCGATTCTGCTGATTGGCTCCGATGATCCTGCCTATACCGCATCCAAACTGTACCCCTGCGTGCTGGCACAAAAACCCATTTTTGCCATTTTCCATCAGCAAAGTTCAGTGGTAGAAATTCTCAAGCACTGTCAGGCAGGGCAGGTGGTAACGTTTTCTGCTCAAACCAAACCTGAAAACCTGGTGGCAGGAATCACAGCCCAGTTGAACTGGCTACGGTCACTTCCTAAAAAGTATCAGCCAGAAACCAATTGGAACGCTTTTCAGCCCTATACAGCACGGGAAATGACCCGTCAACAATGTGCTGTTTTCGATCGTTGCCTGACAACTGGCATCAGGGAGAAATTTGCATGACCCAATACACTTCCAGTTTTGTAGCAGGTTCTCAAAAGGGAGCCTTACCCCGAAATCAGAAACAGTTGCTCAAGGCATTCTGGATCTTCACCCCCTGTCTGGTGCTGTATGAAATTTATTTGACAAAAACGGATTCCTTACTGAGTAATTTTG from Kovacikia minuta CCNUW1 carries:
- a CDS encoding sigma-70 family RNA polymerase sigma factor, which gives rise to MNHSLPVSWSTVKAIVPQVPVQAEKLSNYDLVLRCQVGHRPEKAAFTELLRRYQSHVEKVLYHLAPDWSDRADLVQEVWIRVYRNIRRLNEPEKFRGWLSRIATNLFYDELRKRKRNSQPLSLDAPLAVDDGEMDWEIAAATPGPDENLTTREFYDQLREAIADLPEAFRTTIVLREIQGMAYEEIAEITGVSLGTVKSRIARARLRLQSQLQTYLDGN
- a CDS encoding anti-sigma factor family protein — its product is MTYDFDSHNDNLEPTPANQPSPLSASLGTIQRDRFELLSAYLDGEVTAAERKQVEEWLANDPTVQQLHTRLLKLRHAFQTIPTPSPQQSAQETVDQVFARVERKSRLSLIWGGAALAALFVGVLATLSMGDRSFAPQIASSPEQIESPQTGTTSETLLVALDRPLVAIPKAPVAQPAASDRNSSEFAPNVESTVR
- a CDS encoding IS4 family transposase — translated: MFQHQSVNIRQISQNRAEQIGYYRFLENENVTISELVRSVADQCQAQVEGLHVLSISDSSEVNLQSHAGRLKPQGLGVVGNDRDVGFFIHPTLVLNAETGFPLGLSTIHLWSRDIDHSDKHQRDYQHLPIEEKESYKWLRSAEGSNRCLRAGGARLITHIGDRESDLYEEWATVPDAQTHLLIRVCQNRRLWHQSLSLYDYLTIQPVQGSYTVQVVEDPRRGQTAREALLVVRVAKVEIRRPDNLNAHDYPPSVGLYAVEAQEVNPPPGQQPIHWRLLTTHEVVCLEQALQVIQWYCWRWRIEQLFATLKQAGLNLEATQLESVDAIQRLTVLALSIAVRVLQLVEGRDNPELSASVAFSDEQQQCLTQLEPTLQGHTQKQQNPHPPSSLAWATWLIARLGGWSGYRSQRPPGMPTLIHGLRQFEAIFIGWKLAQAPLVCTR
- a CDS encoding glycosyltransferase; this encodes MSHRVLIVSPKFPPINAADHQRIRMSLPYFQEFGWEPWILSVHPTYVEAVDDPLLSKTVPAHIPVTQIKALPAQLTRRFGLGDLGWRCLPYLQRTGNQLLATGKFDLVYFSTTVFLTMALAAHWRQRFGVPYVLDFQDPWVSDYYARSPGVRPPGGQFKYRFAQWAARTQEPQAMRRVSQIISVSPEYPKILGDRYPWLRDDQFTVLPFGAPVKDFELLPSLNVQQTIFNPDDGKRHWVYVGRGGKDMALALRALFSAIQAARQRNPAEWDWVRLHFVGTSYAPQGQSLKTVEPIAEELGIGDLVAEHTQRIPYFEALQTLVDSDAILLIGSDDPAYTASKLYPCVLAQKPIFAIFHQQSSVVEILKHCQAGQVVTFSAQTKPENLVAGITAQLNWLRSLPKKYQPETNWNAFQPYTAREMTRQQCAVFDRCLTTGIREKFA